The following proteins come from a genomic window of Brienomyrus brachyistius isolate T26 unplaced genomic scaffold, BBRACH_0.4 scaffold69, whole genome shotgun sequence:
- the LOC125725661 gene encoding germinal-center associated nuclear protein-like, producing the protein MVEHLSEEPQVGADSASRHPPKRPLVRGRGPVSSIFRSALTSILKTPALQTRREPKRSEEPQPDWGEAEHQGSMAPTTSHSPSTPPRSQAPTREVLERAEELDPETEAASTVRRARRLDSTDSLGGMSPSEAMVLQCKNIPASLNSKDILGEHFRQFGRVQRIFCRPQKNLAIVHFHDHASAAKAKKKGKLLRRHELTIFWQRKKQSPGEKGQRPPDDPDPQSQAGGFESAPVCKALSKSTSGWSSSSSLSRGSPAKKPLATKALQFESEPQMEPSPDGLESEHLASSLPSPLFHLIGQVAETAEEKYRLLEQRDKILRQARPKRTDLDLSKVFVGTCPDMCPEKERYMRETRNQLSSFEVIPNTEKVDHTAAIKEYSRSSADQEEPLPHELRPLTVLNMTMNYLVTQVMDQGEDNYRDWYDFVWNRTRGIRKDITQQHLCDPLTVSLIEKCARFHIHCAHHLCQEPMMSFDAKINNENLTKCLQSLKEMYQDLASKNIYCPHEAEFRQYSVLLKLNDGDILREVQQFRAELRNSPEVKFAVQAFAAVNSNNFVRFFKLVKVASYLAGCILHRYFDQVRREALRALNVAYSSRGSTTFPVEDLVRMLMFQNAGEASDLALQYGLAVDAGMVELSRTAYQEPEIQPRPKRSVAIARKREVLVGQVVNGAPLPNPPQHTPVNSFDSRNKYRGDGQPAEAGSVPRAAASPQRPPIELDARALQHRSKMPSDPAESAGLPGREESGALGASPSEAPPVAPPTPPPPEPVYTEQDIATEVEAMLEEVVQAEVADVAATEAEYISAALSMCNGQVEAVLSEVVEQMLREVSAAEIQAEREHIAEEKRRMEEARRKQEHEELLARLSKTLCAEITQEVLRDCIVETASTEIRRAQEEQAECVARSSQDVCEVLLEETLCGELTLLAQDVLEAELLSIRRFIKRWRDVVAVRRQLKRQMRDFPAAPGCVDPRFRLQALAPSAPPSPCETEHQMKVHLFYQQLLSESVWGPLDLLSLVAASVSNPSDTIFWKAALLLPSDHERDASVANQILTEWLESKFGNSEKQEHREMVPNGHMQTLSISSGLRSVGERMHTVHVCVKVARGPLSEEGQLALEKRKGLMGMGALLMLLPSAVSPGADEEDGDIFLLSALLQLRQIQQANAWPQALPLVVVVPGQAGHRASDERLEEDLMLQTLIEEGLISEYMFVHIPETTNEPQGSEQIRHAVRWLAARSTAPARLVSQTLVQVVEAGLCREFAGRLHRDRRDRDMAGLPSQGPAPVIGLYNTVLAFLAGLVSSPSLAGLSWPVAEFSVPGGGDCLPHLLWNSAEHLEWLQGAVLSLRLPDWPLPAVGAPWSQLVASIFQYVSQIPWSRHSQPLLMSQLENLLERLRQDCVGRGGGPDKEPTFWEVPWDEIVMLCVEHQLRDWNPPGCPVSEDVISDDGEISVYFLSDGLQGFIPPSCWVDAVKQTHRDKQQGKAGCHQSMWPHPRLARPRLQQKLFHSMVEDPESGSGVAPVLDAASSPQDLLARIEEEKEQSRRFEDQLRTWLDVESLGPSSSSSPLFLPSSLLSVPEIVVPSPKMAAPPALALQKERSVLSDQARGAASSMARRLQELEQLISASREEELACELKLSCLLDIVDD; encoded by the exons atcccgaaactgaggcagcatcaacagtgagacgtgcccgccgcctggacagcacagacagcctgggggggatgtcaccctccgaagccatggtgctccaatgcaagaacattccagccagtcttaacagcaaggacatcctgggggaacatttccgccagttcggacgtgtgcagcggatcttctgcaggccccagaagaacctggccatagtgcacttccacgaccat gcttctgctgccaaagccaagaagaagggcaaactgctgcgcaggcatgagctcaccatcttctggcagaggaagaagcaga gtccaggagagaagggccaaaggcctccagatgaccctgatcctcagagccaggcaggaggctttgagtcagcccctgtctgcaaagccctctccaaatccacctccggctggtcctccagctcatccctatccagagg gtcaccagccaagaaacccctggcgacaaaggccctgcagtttgagagtgagccgcagatggagcccagcccagacggcctcgaatccgaacatctagccagcagcctcccctctcccctcttccacctgattggccaggtagctgaaaccgcagaggagaagtatcgtctgctagagcagcgggacaagatcctgcgacagg ctcggcccaagaggaccgacctggatctgtccaaggtgtttgtgggtacgtgtcctgacatgtgtccggagaaggagcgttacatgagggagacccggaaccaactgagctcttttgaggtcatccccaacacggagaag gtggaccacactgctgccattaaggagtacagcaggtcctctgctgaccaggaggagcccctcccccatgaactgcggccccttactgtgctgaacatgaccatgaactacctggttacccaggtcatggaccagggtgaggacaactaccgtgactggtatgactttgtgtggaaccgcacacgaggtatccggaag gatatcactcagcagcacctgtgcgacccgcttacggtgtcccttattgaaaagtgcgcccgcttccacatccactgcgcacaccacctgtgccaggagcccatgatgtcctttgatgctaagatcaacaatgaaaacctgaccaaatgcctgcagagcctcaaggagatgtaccaggacctggccagcaagaacatctactgccctcatgaggcagagtttcggcagtacagcgtgctcctgaagctcaatgatggagacatcctccg ggaggtgcagcaattccgggcggagctccgaaactctccggaggtgaagtttgccgtccaggcctttgccgctgtcaacagcaacaacttcgtgaggttcttcaagctggtcaaggtggcctcgtatctggctggttgcatcttgcaccgctacttcgaccag gtgcgccgtgaggctctgcgggccctgaatgtggcctacagctcccgtggttccaccacattcccggtcgaagacctggtccggatgctcatgttccagaatgccggcgaggcttcggacctcgcgctgcagtatgggctcgcggtcgatgcagg catggtggagctaagccggacagcgtaccaggagcctgagatccagccacgtccaaagcgctctgtggccatcgcaaggaagcgggaggtgctggtgggccaagtggtcaacggcgcgccactgcccaacccaccccaacacacacccgtcaacagctttgacagccgcaacaagtaccgtggggatgggcagccagcggaggcaggcagtgtgcccagggctg cagcctcccctcagaggccccccattgagctggatgcgcgggccctccagcaccgatccaagatgccgagcgacccagcggagtcagctggcctccctggtagagaggagagtggagcacttggggcatctccgtcggaggcaccaccagtcgccccacctacgcctcccccaccggagcccgtttacacagagcag gacatcgccacggaggtagaggccatgctggaggaggtagtgcaggccgaggtggctgacgtggctgccaccgaagccgagtacatctctgctgcactcag catgtgcaacggccaggtggaggcagtgctgagtgaggtggtggagcagatgctgcgggaggtttctgctgccgagatccaggcagagagggagcatatcgctgaggagaagcgcaggatggaggaagccag gagaaagcaggaacacgaggagctcctggcccggctcagcaagacactgtgtgccgagatcacacaggaggtgctgcgcgactgcatcgtggagactgcctcaacagagatcag gcgtgcccaagaagagcaggcagaatgtgtggctcgcagctcacaagacgtgtgtgaggtactgctggaggagacgctgtgtggtgagctcaccctgctggcccaagacgtcctggaagcagagcttctgagtatacgcaggttcatcaaaag gtggcgtgatgtggtggccgtgcgcaggcagctgaagcgacagatgcgtgattttcctgctgcccctggctgtgtggacccccgcttcaggctgcaggccttggcccccagtgcccccccctcaccctgc gaaaccgagcatcagatgaaggttcacttgttctaccagcagctcctgag cgaatctgtgtgggggccactggacctgctcagtctggtggcagcaagcgtctcgaacccatctgacacaatcttctggaaggcagccctcttgttgccaagtgatcatgaaagagatgccagtgttgctaacca gattttgacagaatggctggagtccaaattcggtaactcggagaagcaagaacacagggagatggtccccaacggacacatgcaaaccttgagcatcagcagcggcctgcggagcgtgggggagcgcatgcacacagtgcacgtgtgtgtgaag gtggcccgcgggcccctcagcgaggaaggccagttggcattggagaagcggaaggggctgatgggcatgggcgccctgctgatgctgctgccctcggcagtcagtcccggggctgatgaggaagacggggacatcttcctgttatccgccctgctgcaactccggcagatccagcaggctaatgcctggccacaggcccttcctctggtggtggtggtcccagggcaggctgggcacagggccagcgatgaacggctagaggaag acctgatgcttcagacactcattgaggaaggtttgatttcagagtacatgttcgtccatatccccgagaccacgaacgaaccccaaggatccgagcag atccgccatgccgtcaggtggctcgctgcccgctccacggcaccagcccggctcgtctcgcagacgttggtgcaggttgtggaggccgggctctgccgcgagtttgctggtaggcttcaccgtgatcggagggaccgtgacatggcgggactgccctcccagggccctgcacccgtcatcggcctctacaacactgtcctggctttcttggctggccttgtgtcgtccccgagtctggctggcctctcctggcccgtggcagagttctcggtgccagggggtggtgactgcctaccacatctgctctggaactcggctgagcacctggagtggctccagggggcagtcctgagcctgcggctgcccgactggccgctgccagccgtggggg ctccttggagccagctggttgcctccatcttccagtacgtatctcaaatcccatggtcccgccacagccagccactccttatgtcccagttggagaaccttttggagaggctgcgtcaggactgtgtgggccgaggtggggggccggacaaggagcccactttctgggaggtgccctgggacgaaattgtcatgctctgtgtagagcaccaactccgggactggaaccctcctgggtgccccgtgagtgaag atgtcatcagtgacgacggagaaatctcggtgtatttcctgagcgatgggctgcagggcttcataccgccgtcctgctgggtggatgccgtaaagcagacgcacagggacaagcagcaggggaaggcagg gtgtcaccagagcatgtggcctcatcctcgactggccaggccacgtcttcaacagaagctgtttcacagcatggttgaggaccctgagtccggatccggtgttgcccctgttttggatgctgcctccagcccccaggacctcctggctcgcattgaggaggagaaagaacagagccgcag gttcgaggaccagctgcgtacctggcttgacgtcgagtccctgggcccttcctcttcctcctcaccacttttcttgccttcttcgttactgtctgtaccggagatcgtagtgccctccccaaagatggctgccccacctgcacttgccctg cagaaggagcgcagtgtcctcagtgaccaggccaggggagctgccagttctATGGCGAGGCGtctacaggagctggagcagctgatctctgcaagccgggaggaggagctcgcatgtgagctgaagctaagctgccttctggacattgttgatgactga